One part of the Trypanosoma brucei brucei TREU927 chromosome 4, complete sequence genome encodes these proteins:
- a CDS encoding UDP-Gal or UDP-GlcNAc-dependent glycosyltransferase, putative (UDP-Gal or UDP-GlcNAc-dependent glycosyltransferase, putative : curated by Mike Ferguson.) — MSPLKMRPTQARRRPRTADIAVILLLVMSLLIICCNLHRIHEVSTFLDENQAGVSQPIDEGEYLMFVPSNVAAVWKAQRFLAVLGIPSVDNSERSRRRDLQRQTCWKYSGVATRSNNFSGSLLPLCLLAPHQSNSYLISHSLKEEAARTHDIITLPTNDVSPSTRKKIGENGNWGIEAEVAMSRKTYLWLRFALHMFPNVSYIVKGDDDIFIRVPKYLADLRVMPRHGLYMGRYNYYNRIWRRNQLTYVNGYCITLSRDTAQAIISYKPLERLVNMPFSMWDYFDFLDLGMFYEDVMVGMILREKVVYRNLISVEMGRCHFHNAGKFGVKKSVRNMSVVIHHIQEADYEMLMDYFPEGVIPPAPSKLMWLNSNWAAMQCEFRLGRKREILPSFPFWRKRA; from the coding sequence ATGTCACCGCTGAAGATGCGACCAACACAAGCGAGGAGGAGGCCACGTACAGCAGACATAGCAGTGATACTTCTACTTGTGATGTCACTCTTGATTATCTGCTGCAACTTACATAGAATTCATGAGGTATCTACTTTTTTAGATGAAAATCAGGCTGGAGTTTCACAACCGATAGACGAAGGTGAATATTTGATGTTCGTTCCGTCTAATGTTGCTGCCGTGTGGAAGGCACAAAGGTTCCTAGCCGTCCTTGGAATTCCTTCTGTGGACAACAGTGAGAGAAGCAGGCGGCGTGACTTGCAGCGACAGACATGCTGGAAGTATAGTGGCGTGGCCACACGATCAAACAACTTTAGTGGGAGTCTCCTGCCATTATGTCTTCTCGCACCACATCAGTCAAACAGTTATTTGATTTCACACTCACTAAAGGAAGAGGCCGCACGTACACATGACATTATTACACTACCAACAAATGATGTCTCTCCATCCACACGGAAGAAGATTGGTGAGAATGGAAACTGGGGAATTGAGGCTGAGGTTGCGATGAGTCggaaaacatatttgtggcttcggtttgctcTTCACATGTTTCCTAACGTAAGTTACATTGTGAAGGGTGATGATGACATATTTATTCGTGTTCCAAAATACCTTGCGGACCTTCGTGTAATGCCTCGTCATGGTTTGTATATGGGTCGTTACAACTACTATAACCGGATATGGCGGCGTAACCAACTTACATATGTGAACGGATATTGCATTACTCTCTCCAGGGACACTGCACAAGCCATCATTTCGTATAAACCTCTTGAGCGTCTAGTGAACATGCCCTTTTCTATGTGGGACTATTTTGACTTTCTTGATCTTGGCATGTTCTATGAAGATGTGATGGTTGGAATGATACTGAGAGAAAAGGTAGTGTACAGAAACCTAATAAGTGTGGAGATGGGTCGTTGTCACTTTCACAATGCGGGCAAGTTTGGTGTGAAGAAGAGCGTTAGGAACATGTCTGTTGTGATACACCACATACAGGAAGCCGATTACGAAATGTTAATGGACTACTTTCCTGAAGGTGTAATACCACCGGCACCCTCAAAGCTAATGTGGTTGAATAGCAATTGGGCGGCGATGCAGTGTGAATTCCGACTTGGacggaaaagagaaatcctaccttcttttcccttttggcgTAAGAGGGCCTGA
- a CDS encoding UDP-Gal or UDP-GlcNAc-dependent glycosyltransferase, putative (UDP-Gal or UDP-GlcNAc-dependent glycosyltransferase, putative : curated by Mike Ferguson.), giving the protein MSPLKMRPTQARRRPRTADIAVILLLVMSLLIICCNLHRIHEVSTFLDENQAGVSQPIDEGEYLMFVPSNVAAVWKAQRFLAVLGIPSVDNSERSRRRDLQRQTCWKYSGVATRSNNFSGSLLPLCLLAPHQSNSYLISHSLKEEAARTHDIITLPTNDVSPSTRKKIGENGNWGIEAEVAMSRKTYLWLRFALHMFPNVSYIVKGDDDIFIRVPKYLADLRVMPRHGLYMGRYNYYNRIWRRNQLTYVNGYCITLSRDTAQAIISYKPLERLVNMPFSMWDYFDFLDLGMFYEDVMVGMILREKVVYRNLISVEMGRCHFHNAGKFGVKKSVRNMSVVIHHIQEADYEMLMDYFPEGVIPPAPSKLMWLNSNWAAMQCEFRLGRKREILPSFPFWRKRA; this is encoded by the coding sequence ATGTCACCGCTGAAGATGCGACCAACACAAGCGAGGAGGAGGCCACGTACAGCAGACATAGCAGTGATACTTCTACTTGTGATGTCACTCTTGATTATCTGCTGCAACTTACATAGAATTCATGAGGTATCTACTTTTTTAGATGAAAATCAGGCTGGAGTTTCACAACCGATAGACGAAGGTGAATATTTGATGTTCGTTCCGTCTAATGTTGCTGCCGTGTGGAAGGCACAAAGGTTCCTAGCCGTCCTTGGAATTCCTTCTGTGGACAACAGTGAGAGAAGCAGGCGGCGTGACTTGCAGCGACAGACATGCTGGAAGTATAGTGGCGTGGCCACACGATCAAACAACTTTAGTGGGAGTCTCCTGCCATTATGTCTTCTCGCACCACATCAGTCAAACAGTTATTTGATTTCACACTCACTAAAGGAAGAGGCCGCACGTACACATGACATTATTACACTACCAACAAATGATGTCTCTCCATCCACACGGAAGAAGATTGGTGAGAATGGAAACTGGGGAATTGAGGCTGAGGTTGCGATGAGTCggaaaacatatttgtggcttcggtttgctcTTCACATGTTTCCTAACGTAAGTTACATTGTGAAGGGTGATGATGACATATTTATTCGTGTTCCAAAATACCTTGCGGACCTTCGTGTAATGCCTCGTCATGGTTTGTATATGGGTCGTTACAACTACTATAACCGGATATGGCGGCGTAACCAACTTACATATGTGAACGGATATTGCATTACTCTCTCCAGGGACACTGCACAAGCCATCATTTCGTATAAACCTCTTGAGCGTCTAGTGAACATGCCCTTTTCTATGTGGGACTATTTTGACTTTCTTGATCTTGGCATGTTCTATGAAGATGTGATGGTTGGAATGATACTGAGAGAAAAGGTAGTGTACAGAAACCTAATAAGTGTGGAGATGGGTCGTTGTCACTTTCACAATGCGGGCAAGTTTGGTGTGAAGAAGAGCGTTAGGAACATGTCTGTTGTGATACACCACATACAGGAAGCCGATTACGAAATGTTAATGGACTACTTTCCTGAAGGTGTAATACCACCGGCACCCTCAAAGCTAATGTGGTTGAATAGCAATTGGGCAGCGATGCAGTGTGAATTCCGACTTGGacggaaaagagaaatcctaccttcttttcccttttggcgTAAGAGGGCCTGA